Proteins encoded together in one Hevea brasiliensis isolate MT/VB/25A 57/8 chromosome 16, ASM3005281v1, whole genome shotgun sequence window:
- the LOC110649796 gene encoding cellulose synthase-like protein G3: MMYESMKIRVEHVMEKGKIGGEYITSDEERQAFNQWTHNFTSQDHPTVIQVLLANNRSKDVTGNFMPNLIYVSREKSSTSHHHFKAGALNVLLRVSAVMTNAPIILTLDCDMYSNDPQTLLRVLCYYSDPEIRSKYSYVQFPQHFHGINKNDIYACQFKRLFVIQPMGFDGLGGSNNVGTNLFFSRRAFFGSPSNFISPEIPELSPDHLVDKPIQSPEVLALAYHVAGCNYENQTPWGYRMGFRYGSLIEDYFTGYQLRCEGWRSMFCNPDRPAFLGNAPISLVDLLTQQKRWAVGDFDVAFSKYSPMIYGIRRLGLLMTLLYSQYAFWPIWSIPITTYAFLPQLALINQVRVFPKVSEPWFLLYPFLFLGAYWQDYFDFVSANGTFQMWWNDQRIWTIRGLTSLWFGSLEFLLKSLGILTHDFSLTSKVVDDEQSKRYDQGIFDFGVPSPMFVPLTMAALINLVSFIMGLAEVVKSSNLEGLLIQMFIAGFGVVNCWPIYEAMVFRKDKGKLPTKITLTAAFLTLALYIAASFIFK; the protein is encoded by the exons ATGATGTATGAGAGCATGAAAATCAGAGTGGAGCATGTTATGGAGAAAGGAAAGATAGGCGGTGAGTATATCACTAGCGATGAAGAGCGCCAAGCTTTCAATCAATGGACTCATAACTTCACGAGCCAAGATCATCCTACTGTTATTCAG GTTTTATTGGCAAATAACAGGAGCAAGGACGTTACCGGAAATTTTATGCCTAATCTTATTTATGTTTCTAGAGAGAAAAGCAGCACTTCACATCATCACTTCAAGGCTGGTGCCTTGAATGTTTTG CTACGAGTATCAGCTGTGATGACCAATGCACCCATAATCTTGACACTAGACTGTGACATGTATTCCAACGATCCACAGACACTTCTTCGAGTTTTGTGTTACTATTCGGATCCTGAAATTCGTTCCAAATATTCATATGTTCAATTTCCTCAGCATTTTCATGGGATCAACAAAAATGACATATATGCTTGTCAATTTAAACGATTGTTCGTAATTCAACCTATGGGGTTTGATGGGCTAGGGGGTTCCAATAATGTTGGAACCAACTTATTCTTCTCCAGGAGAGCATTCTTTGGTAGCCCATCCAATTTTATATCACCAGAAATTCCTGAGTTGAGCCCAGATCATTTGGTAGACAAGCCCATACAGTCCCCAGAAGTCTTGGCATTGGCTTATCATGTGGCAGGTTGCAATTATGAGAACCAAACTCCCTGGGGCTACAGG ATGGGCTTTCGATATGGTTCGTTGATTGAGGACTATTTTACGGGTTATCAACTACGTTGTGAGGGTTGGAGATCCATGTTTTGCAATCCAGATAGGCCAGCGTTTCTGGGGAATGCCCCCATAAGCTTGGTGGATTTGTTGACTCAACAGAAGCGGTGGGCTGTTGGCGACTTTGACGTGgccttctcaaaatacagcccaaTGATATATGGCATCAGACGTTTGGGTCTTCTCATGACGCTACTTTATTCACAGTATGCATTCTGGCCTATTTGGTCAATTCCGATAACCACATACGCTTTTCTCCCCCAGCTAGCTCTCATCAATCAAGTTCGCGTCTTCCCAAAG GTCTCAGAACCATGGTTTCTGCTGTATCCATTTCTTTTCCTGGGGGCCTATTGGCAGGATTATTTCGACTTTGTCTCGGCTAATGGAACATTCCAAATGTGGTGGAATGATCAAAGGATTTGGACCATAAGAGGACTCACAAGTTTATGGTTTGGATCACTTGAATTCTTGCTCAAATCCTTGGGCATTTTGACACATGACTTCAGTTTGACCAGCAAAGTGGTTGATGATGAGCAAAGTAAAAGATACGACCAAGGGATCTTTGATTTTGGGGTTCCATCGCCCATGTTTGTGCCCCTAACAATGGCAGCATTGATAAACTTAGTGTCATTTATTATGGGGCTGGCAGAAGTTGTCAAAAGCAGCAATTTGGAGGGACTTCTAATCCAAATGTTCATAGCGGGATTTGGGGTTGTGAATTGTTGGCCAATCTATGAAGCAATGGTCTTCAGAAAGGATAAAGGAAAATTGCCTACCAAGATCACTCTCACTGCAGCATTTCTGACTTTGGCTCTTTACATTGCAGCTTCTTTCATTTTTAAGTAA